TGGGCGGTTCTCGGCACTCGCTGTGATATCATAAAAAACAAGTTCATCGACACCTTCATCGCTATAGCGTGCGCCCATTTCTACGGGATCGCCAATGTCGATATTACCTTTAAACTTTACACCCTTCGTGACCTTGCGGTTACGGACATCCAAGCAGACAATTAAACGTTTCGTGAGCATATTCCAAATGTAGAAAACTGGCTAAAGCCGTCAACAAACAAAGAGCCCGGCACATTCCGCCCGAGCTCTTTCAAACGCCTTTTTCCAAGCGATTAGAGATTCTTTTCGATAGCGTTCTTGAGCGTGTTCTTTGGCACGGCACCGACGACGTTACCCACTTCGACACCGTTTTTGAACAACTTCATGTTCGGGATGTTCGTGATGCCAAAACGAGCGCAAATGTCCGAAACACCTTTGTCATCGACGTTGATCTTTGCAATGATTGCGCGACCATCAAATTCGTTGGAAAGTTCTTCAACCACCGGACCCATCATCATGCACGGACGGCACCAGGTTGCCCAAAAATCAACGAGCACAAGCTGACCCGAAGAAATAACTTTGTCAAAGGATTCTGCAGTAAGATTCAATGCTGCCATAAAAATTTCTCCTATTTACCGATAGATAATATAGCAATTATTAAACCATTTTTCTCATCTTCGCACAATAGATGGGGCCACAACCATGAGCTTTGTCCGGCAGAATGTGAACGCCGAGTTCCGTGCGATCCGCCCCCCCCGGCAAGTCCTCAATTCGAACAAATTCCATCATCTTGCGTTTCTTCAGGATTTTAGCGACCACGGCATCGTTTTCGAGAGGCGAAAGCGCACAAGTTCCGTAAATCAATTCGCCGCCCGGTCTAAGCGCATCCACAGCTGAGGCAAGGAGCGAGCCCTGTTCCACCGACAAGCGCTTCACACGCTTTACCGACCACACTTCCAAATGCGAAGGAGAATTCAGCACATGCCTATCCGAAGAGCACGGTGCATCGAGCAAAATGCGATCGTAGCATTCCTTCTTGTGCATGCCGAATTTCACGCCATCATAGCCCGTGACGTTGATAATCGAGCGCCAGGACTCCGGCAAGGAATTTTCGAGCACATGCTGCAAGCGGAGACGCCTATCCGGCGAGCGGTCGTTGCACTGGAGCGAACCTTCGCCCTTGAGCATCGAGGCAATCACGAGCGATTTACCACCCGGAGCGGCACACATGTCAAGCACATCCATTCCCGGTTCTACAGCAAGAGCCTTAGCCGCAAACACCGAAGCTTCGTCCAAAAAGTACGGTTCCAGAGCATCATCAAACTGGAGCTTCGTTGCGCAGCCTTCGCCCTTCAGCGATTCCAGCAACGTAGGCCAGCGCTCGCCATAAACCTCTTCAAAGTAATCGAAAAATTCCATGACACAAATTTAGTCATTAGTCAATAGTTCTTAGTCATTGACTCTCCAAACTCAATAAAAATGCCCTTTAAAAACCGACAAATCAGCCAGCACAAACAAACTAAATCACCTGAAAAAATCCAAATTTTTGAAAAATGCCCCAATTTACGTGAAACTAAATCCATATCATCAAATTTTCACGTAATTTTTCAACATTATCTGTAATATTTTTTGATTTTTCCCAAATTTAGCCCATACTCAAGTGTTTTCTTCAGTAAAAACATTACAAAACACCCGCAAAAAGCACCCTCTTTATTCAATTTTGCTTAATTTATATACAAAATTACGTAAATTTCCGCATTTTCCCCTAATTTTTCACGTAAAAAACGCACTTTTTCCAAATTTCGCACATCCGGCGGCATCTCGAGGCATTCTGCCGCCGCACAAAACAAAAAACTCTCTGCTCAGGAGTAAGAGCAAAGAGTTTTTAGTTGAGCTACCAGGATTCGAACCTAGACAAACAGAGTCAGAATCTGTTGTGCTACCGTTACACCATAGCTCATCAGTGCGCACCAATTTTAGAAAATAATTTTCAGCTTGGCAAGGGATAATTGAAAATTATTTTTCGTTTTGTAAAGTTGGCGGTTCAAAAGTCATCCATTGCTGGTCAAGAGTATCATTTTTCGGCAACTGGACGTGTGCAATTCTCACATAATCCTCAAAAGGAACGTCAGCTTCCTGGAGCGTCTTGACCACTTTCGGGTCACCCGAGTAAAGCACAATATCATGACCACCAGCCGGAAGGTCACCAATACGCAGCATATTGCAAGTCACTTCTCTCACAAAATGGCTCGTACCCTTCAGCCCCACAACAACGCTATTCACCATAGACATGCAATTAGTCGTCTTCGTGGTATCCGTATCATCAATGGCAAGCATAACACCACTGACAAGCACAGACGGCTTTACAAGGGTCGTATCGCCCACATCAAGCGTATCCTTCAAACCTTTAAGCTTCGAAGCACGAATGTAACGGCTCACACCTGCGAGTTCAACCTTTCCATCTTCTCCCAGCAAGCGGTATTCCATGCGAAGGCTATCATACGGAACTTTTTCCGGAGCAGGCAAGACCCAGCGGCCAGAATCATCTGTCACCGTCTGCATCATAAAGCCTACGGAATCGCCTTCAACAAAGTCAAAGCCGTACAAATCCGTAATCATCTGCACCTGAACATTCGAGCAAGCGCTATCGCCGCACTTCACAGTACCAGACAAATACGGCTTAGCCCTCTTCTTTTCTTCAAGCTTGATCAAGGAATCCACCTGCATCGTCGGGCTCCAGATAAACGGTCCCTTCGAAATCGTATCACCAGACTTAACCTCACCATCCATGTTCCATGTACGATAAATTAACGTATCGGCAACACCGGAATCGGCAAGTCGAGCCACAATCTGCGGATCGCCCGGGCAGAACCCAAGCCACCATTCACCGGCAGGAATCAGTATCGAGAACGAATCCCCAGCAAACACGCTCTGCGAGAACGGCGTACCCGGCACGTAGACCTTAAAGTGAGAGCCAACTGCCATCGACGGTTCGACGACGTCTTCGTAATAAAGCACGCTACTGAACACGGCTGCCTTTTCAAGCTTGATGCTATCCAAAGAGCCTGCACTCTTTGTTGCACGCGGCTGGTACGAGATTTCCTTGTACTCTGCATCGACAACAGCAAGCTGGAAAGTATCTGCAAATACAGAGTCAAACGAGAACACCCCCTGCGAGTCCGTCACAGTCTCGATATATTCAGATTCAGTAAGAGTATCACTTGCAGAAGGTTCACGGGCAACACGGACCATCGCCGCAACAGCACGAGAACCATCGGTACGAGTCACCACGCCACCAAGCGCAATCGTATTACCCGTATCCGTAACAGTACCTGCAACACCACCATTTTCACTTGTGCAAGCATACATGCAAGCACAAACTGCAACCAGCAGTCCAACATACGACTTAGCAAATTTCATGTTCATCCTCCTCGACGTCCGTCTCAGGTGGAAGATTCATCTTTTCCTTGCTCAGCGGGAAGAACTGGATGTTCAATTCACAAACCATGGATTCACCCTCGTCCGAGCGCACGATATCCACGATTTCCTTGCGGAACAAATCAATTTTGCTAATGATACGTTCCAAACCCTGCGCCGACACACTCATCGTCATACAAGATACATTTCTGCGTTCCGTACTGTAGTGATCCAACGCATCTTTACCCAAATCAATCATCTGCTTTTGGAACTGATGAACGAAAAGCGGGGCGATTTCACTGCCATTCGTAATTGCCTTGTTTACGGAATGGTAGAATCCATCTTCGCCGAGCTCTATAAGTCCCAAGTTGAGAAGGAGCTGGATAGTCTGTTTAGCCTGCGGGAGTGAAATTTTCGGATTCAAGAAGAGCGCGAGTTCCTGAATGTTCTTGTCGTTAATCTTCAAGACGGCTAGAGCTTCACGAGCCACAACGTAATACCACTTGCTGTAGTATTCCTGCTGGTTCTTGGTCAAGTTCTTGATAGTTCGCGGGAGGAGCGCGGACATCTGATCAAAGATCTGCTGCTTCGAAGACGCCGTAGTCGCATGCGTGAAATCCACCATCAAGGCGAAATATCGACCTTCCCTTTCGTTGAGCCCGAGAGCTTCGATAAACTTCGGGATCATCTGTTGAGTGAGCGACTTGCGGCCGCGAATCAAATCCAAGTAAAGACCGGACGAGGAATACCCAGCCTTCTTTGCAAAAGACCGGTACGAGAAATACCTCTGCACGGACTTACGATACTCGTAGTAGTCCTGGAGGTACTTTCGATAATTGTAGTAGGCATAAACGTTCATCGGAAGGAAATCTAATTTTTTTTGAGTTTTTTGGGAACACCTATTTTTGAAAATATCCCGTAAAAAAGCCCTATTCCATTCTGAAATCGACAAAAAAGAACACCTTGGGAACACTTTTTATTTTTGAAGTGATACGCTTTCAAAAAAAATTGCTTAATTTAAAGGAACACCCAATCCCATCCCTCGGACTTCCGGTTGTACTCCACCGGAAGTCCTTTTGTTTTTGACCCAAAGGGTCAAAAACAAAACGCGACGGCTCGGTCATACCCAAGCTAGCTTGGGTGCGACACTCGCCTTAGGCGTTTTTGCGTTATAGGCTCACGCATTTGTGTATTTTGGCGCAGCCCCCTTTCTAGCATCTCTCGCCTTAGGCGTTTGTGTTTATTCGCATTTCGTCATGCTGAGTGTAACGAAGCATCCAGTTACTTTTCATCATCAAACAAACTTCACGTTCGTTCAGGATGACAATTCCTAATTCCGACTTCCAAACTCCTAACGTTCAACCATTCCCCACAATCTTTTCTAAATTCACTACTAACTAAAAACATTGACTAGTAACTATTGACTAAAGACCAATAACCAACAACCATTAACTAATCCATGAAGATAAAAGAACTCGCCCTGGGAACACTGAGCCGCATTTTACGTTACGCAGGAATTCTTCTCCTTATATATATCAGCATGGTCTTTTACCTTGCTTTAACTGAACGCCGCAACGCCTTCCCTCGTGCCATCACACACAACGAAGCACGCACCGCCATCACAGACAAGGCAAGAGCCATCAACTGCACACTCGATGACGGAACAAAGCTCGAAGGTTTTGTTGTCGGAAACGAACAGAATAACGTTCTTCTCTACTACCCCGATGCAGACGAAGATGCAGCACAGTTCCTCGCCGAGCTAGACAGTCTTCCAGGCTTTGCCGCAGCTACATTCAACTACCGCGGAAGCGGCGAGAACAAAGGCACGCCATCACAGGAAACTTTTGAATCCGACGCAAAAATGATTTACGAATGCGCATCACAAATAAACGGAAACGCTCCAAAAGTTATTGCAGGTCGCGGCACAGGCGCCATTTTAGCGACAAAAATGGTCAAAAAGGAGAATATTACAATCTTGATTGACCCAGTTTGGAGCATTGCCAATGCGATTTCTGACAAATACCGTTTCCTTTACCCCAAATTTCTTGTTCGTGCAGACGTAAAGATCGAAAAAAAGGATATTTCGACCTCAAATAACATAGTAATCCTTTCAGATAGAGCCCGTTTTAATGACCGAACACAAGCAATTTCGCAAACTATAGTGGGTGTTAACTTGTCAAAGCGAGACTCAAAATCCCTTTCTGAAGCCATATTAGACGTGATTACGCGCAAATAAAGAAAAAATTTTTTCATTTGTTGCAATATTTTACTTTTTTATTATTATTTTTTATACAACAAATGTTATTGGT
This is a stretch of genomic DNA from Fibrobacter sp. UWB13. It encodes these proteins:
- the trxA gene encoding thioredoxin; this translates as MAALNLTAESFDKVISSGQLVLVDFWATWCRPCMMMGPVVEELSNEFDGRAIIAKINVDDKGVSDICARFGITNIPNMKLFKNGVEVGNVVGAVPKNTLKNAIEKNL
- a CDS encoding RsmB/NOP family class I SAM-dependent RNA methyltransferase; its protein translation is MEFFDYFEEVYGERWPTLLESLKGEGCATKLQFDDALEPYFLDEASVFAAKALAVEPGMDVLDMCAAPGGKSLVIASMLKGEGSLQCNDRSPDRRLRLQHVLENSLPESWRSIINVTGYDGVKFGMHKKECYDRILLDAPCSSDRHVLNSPSHLEVWSVKRVKRLSVEQGSLLASAVDALRPGGELIYGTCALSPLENDAVVAKILKKRKMMEFVRIEDLPGGADRTELGVHILPDKAHGCGPIYCAKMRKMV
- a CDS encoding TIGR02147 family protein, with product MNVYAYYNYRKYLQDYYEYRKSVQRYFSYRSFAKKAGYSSSGLYLDLIRGRKSLTQQMIPKFIEALGLNEREGRYFALMVDFTHATTASSKQQIFDQMSALLPRTIKNLTKNQQEYYSKWYYVVAREALAVLKINDKNIQELALFLNPKISLPQAKQTIQLLLNLGLIELGEDGFYHSVNKAITNGSEIAPLFVHQFQKQMIDLGKDALDHYSTERRNVSCMTMSVSAQGLERIISKIDLFRKEIVDIVRSDEGESMVCELNIQFFPLSKEKMNLPPETDVEEDEHEIC
- a CDS encoding alpha/beta hydrolase, with translation MKIKELALGTLSRILRYAGILLLIYISMVFYLALTERRNAFPRAITHNEARTAITDKARAINCTLDDGTKLEGFVVGNEQNNVLLYYPDADEDAAQFLAELDSLPGFAAATFNYRGSGENKGTPSQETFESDAKMIYECASQINGNAPKVIAGRGTGAILATKMVKKENITILIDPVWSIANAISDKYRFLYPKFLVRADVKIEKKDISTSNNIVILSDRARFNDRTQAISQTIVGVNLSKRDSKSLSEAILDVITRK